The window TATCTGGAAATGAAAATGTATGATGGGTTGCTTTCAGTCGTGCGGTCGTTTGAAAACAAAACAGACATAATAAGTTATGAAGGAGGCCAGACGGCCGGATACGGATATTTTCTTGAGAAAATATCATTAGAAACACAGCAAAATATTAGGAATATTGATGTTATGTATCATGGTTCAATTAACACGGTATTTGATTTCAAACGCTATAAAGGGGTGATAAATAACGAGAAAGTGCGTTTCTTTGTCAGGAACATGATAGAATACGACATTCTTAATGCTGGAGGCATTAAGAACAATAATATCCATGTATGCAATCGTGATATGGTACTGGAAACTTCACCTACAAATGAAACAATTACACATGAAACGACAAGAGATTCAATTTTAGAGAAATATGGGCTTTGCAAAGATACTAAAAAAGTGCTGTTGCTCAGCGCTTCCGGCTCACCTTTAAGCGATAAAATAGATATAAAAAGGAACTTTGACGCTATAGAAATGCTGTTGAATTATCTCAACCGTAAAGATATGGAAATTATGATAAAACCGCACCCTCGCTATGATTATTATAATCTCTTAGGTCTGTTAACAGAGAAATATCATAACACGCATTTATATACAAACTACAATTATGGTGAATACATTCTAACAAAGGGCGATAAGCAAAATACGGCGAGAATCGTATCCATGCCGAAGTACGATTTGGATGAATTGCTATCTATAAGCGATCTTGTTGTCTGCGCGGGCATATTTAATTCTGCCATGCTTAGAAGCGTCTATTTGAAACGGCCAACGATCTATTTAACCAGCGCCTTAATGGATAGTAATTATGCAAAACACTCGTTTGATAGGTATTTTTATTGTTCAACTGGCATGCAAAGCATATATAGCACAATAGATTCCATATTGAGTACTGAAAGTATGCCTAAGAATGTAAAGCATTTTGAAAAATTGTACAATATCAAACATCTTAAATCAGATTGCCTCCATTAGTAACATTTGAAATAGTTTATAATTAAGACGAGGTTTATGAAATCAGCGTTTTCACTTGAAATTGATAATAATAGTAAATATTTTCACATATCTGAATTTGATAGAAATGAGATTGATAATCCCGATGTATATGCTTTATCTCGAATTCATTATAGATACCGGATTGACAAAATGGTTGGTTTTGTAACAAAAGTTTTTCATAACCCGGAAAATACAAAAGTAGTTGATATTGGTTGTGCCCAGGGCAATCTAAGTCTATTATTGGCTGAAATGGGTTACTCTGTGTACGCAGTTGATTTGAGGGAAACATATCTTGAATATTCAAAATTGAAATATGAGCACGGTAAAATAGTATGGTTGAATGAAAATGTTGAAAAAATCGGCACTGTGTATCCACAAGGCACATTTGATGTCGTGATATTAGGCGAACTTATTGAACATTGTGCTTTTCCGGAAAACATACTTGCTGATGCGATGAACCTTTTGCGTGAAGGAGGATCGCTCATTGTTACTACACCTAACGCTAACAAAATCTTTAATGATATACAAAAGTTTAGCAAAGTAAAGGATAGGCAATCACTCGTTAATAAACAGTATGGCCCAGATGGGTGTGACCATCTATTTCTATTTGAAATCTCGGACATGAAATCCATTAAACCGTTAAACTCAACAATCATTGAAAGTGGATATATTGGCTCATCATTAGTCAATCGCTTTACGATGCCATTATTGAAACTATTACCGATAGTTGCTATCAACTGGATAATGAAAATTGCAAATTTAGTTTGGCCTGTAAATAGATATTTATCTTATGGTCTATATTGGATATTAAGAAAGAATTCCAGTGCGAAAATTTCTGTGAATTGAGCATTACAAATTGTTACTTTAAACTCAAAATAATCTAAAATAAAATAGTGAGTTAGAATATTATGAAAATATCATTCATTGTTGCAACGATGAATAGGGATAAGAAATTGGAGGAGTGTCTTAAATCGATTGATCATTCGGTAATGGTCTGTCCGGGTGTTACAACTGATACTATTGTTGTTTATCAAAATGGAACTAGGCCAACTCTCGAGCTGATAGCAAATCACCCAAATACACAATTTTTAACAATTGAAACCAAAGGGCTTGCGCTGTCAAGAAATTACGCGATAAGTAAATCTACTGGAGACTATCTCGTATTTATAGATGATGATGCAGTCATTGACCATGGGTTTATTAAAGTGCTAAAGAGTGTAATTGAATCAACACATGCGAATGCTTACTGTGGTAAAATAATTGATCCAAAAAGCAAGAAAAACTTTACAGGCCATTTTTCACCAAATAGGAATATGCAGCTAAGGATGTCGGACTATAGATTATTCATGGGAAGCTCACACATCCTTTCTAAAAATTTACTTACTCGCCTTGGTGGATATGATGAAATGTTTGGAGCAGGCGCACAATATCCTGCCGCCGAGGAAACCGATCTATTCTTTAGAATATTAAGAAATAAGGAAAAAGTATTGTATATACCAGAGTTGATTTTTATGCATTCAATAGAGAATGTAACACAGAAAGAAAAAGTGTTCAAATATTCATTTGCAATTGGAGCAATGTTTGCAAAACAAATATTCAATGATCCTTGGCATTGCATGTACTATATTTATATGGTTGCAAATATATTGTTAAGAAGTGCTGTGCGAATGGTTCAATACATTATTGTTCCTCATAGTATAGAGTTAAAGAATAGCCGATTTCATTATAGAGCTGTCTTTGAAGGAACAATTCATGGGTTTCTATCATATCGCAAAAAAGGTACATATTAATGAGAATTGGTATTGATGCACGAGTTCTTTCAAATCAACGCACAGGCATCGGTACCTATCTTATTAACATCCTTAGATGTATTGAAAAGTTAGATACAGATAATGAGTTCTTCCTATACTCAAATAGAGAAATCGTCCTGCCATTCGTTAATCCTCGTTGGACAAAGCGCATCGGAACTGGAATCATTGCCAAATTAGGTACGCTGTGGTTGAATACATCTGGCCGTTCGCAAATGATACGAGATAAGATTGATGTTTTTTGGGGGGCTCAGCAAGTTTTACCAATAGGGCTTAAGATTAGAAAAGTAGTAACAGTGTGTGACTTTGTTTGGCATTATTATCCGCAAACAATGTCAAAGTATAATTTATTTATTCATAGATTGTTTGCAAAAAAAGCGATTATAAACGCAAATGCTATACTCTGCATCTCAGAAAATACTGCAAATGATTTAAAAATACTCGTGCCAAATTCTAATCCAGTTTATGTAACACCTTGTGCGGCAAATACTAATTTTAAACCTTATGGAAAAGATGAATCCAGAAAATATATTAATAACAAATATCAATTTTCAGAAAAATATATTCTATCTGTAGGGACAGTTGAACCAAGGAAAAACATAGTATCTTTGATAAAAGCATTTAAAATACTTAAAGATAAACACAGAATTGATTCAAAATTAGTAATTGCTGGATGTAGAGGTTGGAAAACAAGTGATTTATTGTCGGAATATAGAAAATTAAACTTTAATTCTAATGAAATAATATTTTTGGGTTTTATACGTGACGATGATATGCCAAAACTTTATTCGGGTGCTGAAATATTTGTATTCCCATCCTTGTATGAAGGTTTCGGTCTTCCTGTTTTGGAAGCAATGTCATGTGGCTGTCCAGTTATAACATCTAATGTATCTTCACTCCCAGAAGTTGTTGGTAACGCAGGAATATCTATTGATACGAATAATGAAAAAATCTTAGCGTACGAAATGAATGCGTTATTAGATGATAGCAATAAAAGAACTCAACTATCAGTTCGCGGTTTAGAAAGAACAAAATTATTCTCTTGGGAAAGGTCCGCAAAACTAACGCTACAAGTACTAACACAAAATGAGAAATAATTTATGATATTAATGTTTTTAATCATTTTAACACTGCCATTTACAAACACATTGGTCATTAATATCGGATTTCCTTTGAAGATATATGAAATCGTTGGCATACTGCTTTGTTTCATGGCACTAATCTCTGTGATAATGCGTAAG is drawn from Endomicrobiales bacterium and contains these coding sequences:
- a CDS encoding methyltransferase domain-containing protein, with product MKSAFSLEIDNNSKYFHISEFDRNEIDNPDVYALSRIHYRYRIDKMVGFVTKVFHNPENTKVVDIGCAQGNLSLLLAEMGYSVYAVDLRETYLEYSKLKYEHGKIVWLNENVEKIGTVYPQGTFDVVILGELIEHCAFPENILADAMNLLREGGSLIVTTPNANKIFNDIQKFSKVKDRQSLVNKQYGPDGCDHLFLFEISDMKSIKPLNSTIIESGYIGSSLVNRFTMPLLKLLPIVAINWIMKIANLVWPVNRYLSYGLYWILRKNSSAKISVN
- a CDS encoding glycosyltransferase, with the protein product MKISFIVATMNRDKKLEECLKSIDHSVMVCPGVTTDTIVVYQNGTRPTLELIANHPNTQFLTIETKGLALSRNYAISKSTGDYLVFIDDDAVIDHGFIKVLKSVIESTHANAYCGKIIDPKSKKNFTGHFSPNRNMQLRMSDYRLFMGSSHILSKNLLTRLGGYDEMFGAGAQYPAAEETDLFFRILRNKEKVLYIPELIFMHSIENVTQKEKVFKYSFAIGAMFAKQIFNDPWHCMYYIYMVANILLRSAVRMVQYIIVPHSIELKNSRFHYRAVFEGTIHGFLSYRKKGTY
- a CDS encoding glycosyltransferase family 4 protein, which gives rise to MRIGIDARVLSNQRTGIGTYLINILRCIEKLDTDNEFFLYSNREIVLPFVNPRWTKRIGTGIIAKLGTLWLNTSGRSQMIRDKIDVFWGAQQVLPIGLKIRKVVTVCDFVWHYYPQTMSKYNLFIHRLFAKKAIINANAILCISENTANDLKILVPNSNPVYVTPCAANTNFKPYGKDESRKYINNKYQFSEKYILSVGTVEPRKNIVSLIKAFKILKDKHRIDSKLVIAGCRGWKTSDLLSEYRKLNFNSNEIIFLGFIRDDDMPKLYSGAEIFVFPSLYEGFGLPVLEAMSCGCPVITSNVSSLPEVVGNAGISIDTNNEKILAYEMNALLDDSNKRTQLSVRGLERTKLFSWERSAKLTLQVLTQNEK